The window ACATTTAGGATTGCCTTAAACATTTTTGTTGAATTATTAGACTATACAACTCTTTACAAGAGATTTGTTTTCTTCgtattttaataaatatgttATTTTGTTTAGcagataatttttttgattttgccACAAGTATAGATTCTAAGGTTGAAAATATtcactcttaaaataataaaaaatctaaaaaaacaatttaattctataatatttaaaattatttatacatattttcttgaaaacctaaatttttttattattcttaaattagcggcggttttaaaccgccaaaacgtgacttaaaaattaaaaaatttgttacatCTGGCGGCGGTTTGCAACCGCCGGTAATTGTGCCCGAAACTATAGTACCATTTAGCGGCGGTTCTGAACCGCCGCTAAACGTGTGCCAACTTGAACATATCGGTTTACAATGTGGCGGTTTGAAAACCGCCGGTAAACATGAAGCAAATCGTGTCAGTCTCATTTGGCGGCGGTTTTCTACTCTTGCGGCGCAAAATTTTGATTTAGAGGCAGTTATACCAGCGGTTGCTGAAAACCGTCGCCAAACTCAATCCCGACGCCCATAACTAGGGTGATCCACTAAACCGCTGGCctttgattttgcggcggtttaaaaccacCGCTAATCAGAAAGAAAACTGCCGGAATTTTGCGCCTCTCTTGTagtgttattattttgtttgcATTAAAATATCCATTTAcagttgtttaaaaaaataattaaaagaaaatttcaaatacttttaataattgatattccaaaaaaaaaattgtctaaaaaaatattaaatactccAAATTATTATTGGAATATTTTAGATGCAacctattatttataattaaattattaattttttacaatgaaTAAACTATGTTATTGAGTGaatatttaatatttgttattttattaaacGAAAAAAGTATGTCTGAACAGATTTAACAAAACTATATGATTAGTTTCTCTTTGAGACGATAGAGGTGTGTTGAACAAGGATGATAATTTTTCCAATATATATTATAcattcattaatttaatttaaaataaatattaataaatttttgtgcgtaaaaattaatttttcaaatgatatttattatgtaaataaaagtaattaattgaattttttttcaagtaaCATGAGTTGGAAGAAAAATTATTAGCTTAGATttctttttatattaactttagGTTAGAtttattggttcaaaaattttcttttgagtTGTTACTATGATATGGGAAGAGAGAGTGTACATTTAAAAagtccaaaaatagaaaaaaatcataCCAGACCCAACATTAtctttaataactaattaacatAAATATAGTTAGCCTATTTAATCAATACATCATTCACATATTACATAAGACAAAATACACTATATTTTACCTAAAACATGTTAAACCTTGTCTCTTCAACTACTCTCTTTCTAAATACTTGTCACACTACCCTTTTGACAACACAAATATATAAGTGTAGAAGAATCTTTCTTTCTATACCATAGAATTCACCAAGTTTAAAACCTTTCGTTATTTGATTATTGCAACATTATACAAAAATCTAAtgcttctaataatttttaaatttagtttttttttttcattttaatatttttatcgatAATGTTGATATTTCTTGTAGTGATTAATATTTCGTGACCTATCTATTTatttacttaatatattaaaactggattttctctcaactaatgaaagtgaggtgtcaatttttcatgaatccatttttcctctaaaatgaatgtactattctctcttctaaattattttagaaaaatatttttattataattatattataattagcatttaatgaatgatacataattatactaatttagggaAATATCGTTAttctaattatataaaatcaatatttaatacattattaaagtacttatcaattatcaatcgaaaatataataataataataataataataataataataataataataataataataataataataataataataataataataataataattattattattattattattattattattattattattattattattattattattattattatgcactACAAGAAATTGTCTAATTATCGACGCTAAAAATCGACGTCCAGATTTTTCGTCAATAATTTTCGACGGCTTGTCGTcgataaaatgaaaaagaaattattaaaaataaaatattaaaatcgacgaccATGTCGTCTATTATTTTGGCAACCTTCTAACACCTTAATTTTATCGTTACATTATCGACGAAATGGTGGgcaaaatttttttcattaaaatcgATGGCTGgttgtctattttaataattataatgtcGACAGCTTTTACCATCGATAAATTTAGATGATTGAGATTTCTTTCTAAAATTGGATAAACGGTGtagatttattatataaattagacGGCTAAagtgttgatttttattttaattaaaatcgaCAAAACTCCCCCGCCAAGCCTGCCACCGCGCCATACTCTTCATGTaagttcctctctctctctcgcacactctctctctctctatcactCTATCACATTGTGATTTGTGAATCTGCATGTAAGTTCTTCTTCTTTCACAGATTCGTGTTTGCAACATCTTTGCCAGTCGCCGTCGCTATGAGCCCGTCGCCATCACAGCTTCTTGTAAGTTCCTTTCTATCTCTTTctgattattatatttatttttcagtttttgTATCTACTATTGTCATCATGGAATTTTGAATTTGCGCTTGTCAATAACAATCGCATCAATATTACTGAAACCTAGTTATCATAATCAATTCTTCTTGATTTGGACATTCGATTTAcctatttttcatcttttttgctGATCAATGTGGTTTGGTAGGGTTtctatttgatttgaaatttgttttggTGAATTTATTCTTTAGATTTACCAGCTTGTTGTTTATTTTGCTGTTGTTAATGTGGAATCTAGAAACAAGAATCAGAACAGTTTCGGCAATGGAAAGCTTCTAGAGAGAAAGAATTTCTACAAGTATGTCAAGCTTCCTCATTTTTTCAtgattttgtttaatttgttcaCAATACTTTCAACTAACTTAAGGTGATAAAAGTTTGCtattttttcttcaaaataacataatcaatattACTAAATGCCACTCTTACCTTAGAATGCAATTTCAAGCGATTTGATGTGATTTTGGGTATTGGTgcatttttaaacaaaaaaggaCTTTCTTCTTGTGTCTATTTTGGCCATAGCCATGTTGAATTTGTTTTTTCAGGCAATCTGATAACAGAAAGCGgtaaacataatttaaaaatagtattCATGTAACCTTATGTTTTATGGAAAAAAGCATGATCTTTTGGTATTTCCACTGAGAAATTGGTTTAGATTATTTGTGTGTTGATGAAACCAACTTTTTAAATTTCTCTTAAATTTGTCTAGAGGAAGAGGTGCATCAACTTTAGAGAGGAAAGAAGATGGCTACACTTTTTGATATTGCGCTAGCAACTGCCATAAACATTTTGAGtgcatttattttatttgttgcctTTGCTATTCTGAGGCTTCAACCTTTTAATGATTGAGTTTACTTCCCAAAATGGTATCTGAAGGGGTTAAGAACAGATCTCGTACATGGAGGAACTTTAATGCGCAACCTTAATTACCGGGAAAAGCTAAATTGCTTTACATGAATATATATGCTCTAGATATTGTGATTACCTATTCAGTTAAATTGCATTGAGTCTTGTGTTTTACTAAAGATTTTGCTCTCTATTTTAGGTTTTGAGCACACAGAGTAATTGCTTATGAATTTACCTTCTTGACATGCTTTACATGAACTGAATATTGTATTAGCTTTATTTCTTGATATGTTGGTAttgattttaacttttatttCACCCTATTGGCTCAGGTATATGAATTTATAGGACTAACAGAACTCTATTATGCTGGTAGTCATGTTATGGACATCATTGGTCCTGTCAGGCAGGCTGTACCTGATAACCACCCTAATTGCACCATTAGGTCTACTGGTAATGAGGTTTTGTAGTCCATATGTACTAATCTCATTTTTCTTCTCAAGCTTTCTTATAAATAGTTTTCATGATTATCTTTAACATGACAGGGTAAGGAAGTTAATTTATTCCAACCTGCTGCTGAGTTCTTGCCCCTGATTGATGAGGTATGCATATTTCAAAAATACCATCATTATTtgcattttggttttttttacttTGTTAAGATGCTATATCCTGATTGGATTTTGTTTTGACAGGTGTTTGAATCTCTTGTTGAGAGTACAAAAGATATTAAAGGAGCAAAAGTTGAAAACAATAAATTTTGTGTGTGTGTACATTACCGCAATGTAGATGATAAGGTACAGTCTCTCGTCCTCTAATGAGATAGACCACAGTTAGCAGTATCATTACATGATAATGGAGCATCATTTCTGCTTAATTATTTTGCTCTTCCAGAGACTTGTTAATAATTTTCTTCTCTCAATTTAATATGCAAAGTTGGGATTTGGTGGGGCAGATTGTCCATGATATTCTGAAGGGCTATCCACGTTTTCAACTAACTCATGGGCGCAAGGTATATCTTTGAGTGAATCTTTCTACTCTTGCTTTGGGGGATTTAACTGTGACGGATCTTTGGGATGGAGTTTTCTTCGTCGTAATGTCTACTTCACTATTTTTCAGGTCTTAGAGGTCCACCCAATGATTGACTGGGATAAGGGAAAAGCAGTCACGTTTTTGCTCGCGTCACTTGGTGAGTTCTATCCCCTTTCTTGAAAATCAAAGTTCTTTGTTTTCACATTAATAACTGAtataaaaatttatcatttttcagGGCTTAGCAATTGTGATGATGTGTTTCCTATATATATTGGAGATGACAGAACAGATGAAGATACATTTAAGGTAATAATGAGCGCTTTTATGTCCACCTTTCTTTTCCATTTACTCTGGTGGTTTGGTTGAATAGTGATCTAAAATGAATTCATTTTTATTCTAACAGGTTTTGAGGGAGGAAAATAAAGGTTATGGGATCTTGGTGTCTTCAGCGCCAAAAGAAAGCAATGCAGTTTACTCTCTCCGTGATCCATCAGAGGTACTTCTTATATTCTTCGTGATGTTCTGCTGCTGCACTTGTTTTGCTTGCAAATGTTGTCTTAGATCTTGAGTTGTGATTCATTTGTTATGTGTTTGCAGGTATGGAAGTCAAGCCCCCTAAAAAGCCTTTTATAGTGTAAAGAGTTGAATTATACTCTAATATATACTATAAACtatcattttaaatatttaaaagtttatttatcTTGTTAtcttttgtataaattttattttgatatttaaaattttatttgtattaattgtttactatttttcaaataaaaaataattaaaaaaatgtggcTATTAAAATTGATGGTAAAGTTgtcgctttttaaatttaaaatagacaaaagaaaaaaaaatatagacaaCGAACTTgtcaatattttaataattaaatcgacggctcttttgtcgattttattgaattaaatatcGACGAAAACAAtatcgattttatataataatatcgacggcaaAACTGTCGATTTTATTAATTAGGTAAAATTCTCAAATTCATATTATAAACGAGAAGATTGTCGATTTTAATGAATTATTATCGACGGCCTGGTAAGTCgtcgatttttttaaaattttgaaaaatcgacaagCTTAATAGTGACCTCATCCACTGTTGATTTTGCCGtcgatttttaatattatcgGCAACCTAACCATCGATTTGACCGTCGATTTTAATGGTATTTCTTGTAGTGATAATGGCACCGGTTATTCTaatcatgataaaaaaaaattatgataaaatcttattatattaacaaaACAAATATACGATATATAacgtaaataatataaaattaatttaataataaccaatttatatttctcttttaaatttaaaaaaatatctttattataattagattacaatattacaattggtatttaatgaataatgcataattatactaatttagaaaaatatctttattataattatataaaattaatatttaatgcattattaaattaattattactcaaaaatatttttaatcattttaattatattgatataattctaattctcatttattatccaataattttattaatggcAAATTATTACTTTAATGGTGAcccatttataataataataataataataataataataataataataataataataataataatattaataataataataataataatgatatgaaGTTGGCCTGAGTTATTCTAttcatgataaaaaataataattctaaTCATGATATTAAAAAGtcatataattttaacaaaacaaatatatgatgtataactaacgtaaataataaaaaatgaccttaataataactaatttacatatttatttttgttttaataaagtctatatatatatatatatatatattatttttttttgtggtaCATGAGCATAGATTTGAGAGTcaactcatttttttaaatttattatttttcttttactacttcatagaataaaaatttattctttgTTTCTCATCGAAggtgatccttttaaggtacaatttataatttttatagtattttttatatactcattctattatattattcttttgataatttatgaTTGTTCTTACTCCAACTTATTCTTTTCGTCTAATGTTCCAATGCGATTGTCTTTTGCCGCAATCATTTAtaatgcatcacatccatgaaatacctcatcgagttgtattcactgattcaggttctaactacatggatgtaagcaTCCAGAAAAGGGGCAATAAACTCTATTTTAACAAAAGATAGTTAGATCTACTCAcatattatgaccaacctaatggaatATGGGTAAAGTTAGTTTTCTtgggaggagctcgattttttattgaggaattgtttCCACAGAACTTCGTAGGTCAAGTTTaagttccatcccctccatgCTTTCTATGTCTGCCCGAAAATCTTCGAAGTGGAGtacataatgagattgaatttcctcaatttaagtTCAGTTTTGGTAAATTCGTGTTAAACTCGGAGACGCAATTTCAatgattggtaatatatttaaattttcttattttaactttttcgttattaaaataattttataacatattgtgatttttttcaaaaattacggGCCTTCTTTTGCATtaatgcaatgccattgagggaAATAAGGGTCAATTTAGTTTCTCGGTGTGGCAATTCTATACCTTGTCACATTGCAAGGATAGCAGATGATGAAACTTATTTAACATGGGGATGGTTTGAATTTTCACGAATTCTAAATATTTGAACTTACGATGTTGTTTCACTTGGTTATCGTTACGAGAATAACTCTAATCTATATGTGTCTAAGGgttagaatagattaaatattatttaagtaatttagttttaatattagtatttgattaaattaattttagagaaatttaaattgttacctcaatttatatattacgactatttttcttggatatgttatttttaaatattttaatataatttttttctgatatttaagtttattttcttccttggatatatgtatcatctttatttctcttttttttatttcagattagtaatgcaattcttaataaaagtataattaaaacaaaacagaaaagaaaaatttaaaatatcactatttaaaggaaaaaaatgtaagtgaaagaaaataaaataaaaaattaaaattgctctattaaaaaaatattgtatacAGTTTACGTATGAATGGGGCTGGAATTGGAGACTATATATGGATATAAAACATAAACAATTATTGCACGATTGTggaataaaaaacaaatatatatatatatatatatatgaaaataattataacaaaaaaatatttaatatatgtgatttaaatatttttatgtataattaatatatatgtatgtataaataagaaaatatttagaattatttaacaaaattaatatatagatatacATACATAAAAAAACTACTATAATTTATGAAGATTACACAATTTTTTCCTGTCAAATAATTTTATTCTAACtatattacaattagctcatgaataatacataattatattattttaaaaaaatatcttcattataattatatcaaatcaatattcaattgtattattaaactaattatcaatcatcgatatttttattcattctaattatattatgatctacttaatatactaaaactggattttctCCCAACTAATTAAAGTGAGGTGCAATTTTTCATCAActattttttcctccaaaataaaaatactattctctcttctaaatttattttagaaaaatatctttattataattatattataattagcattaaatgaataatgcatgattatactaatttaggaaaatatctttattataatcttataaaatcaatatttaatgcattatcaactaatgaaagtgaggtgttaattcttcatgaatttatttttccttccaaataaaagtactattctcgcttctaaatttatttaaaaaaatatttttattataattatataaaatcaatatttaatgcattattaaaccaattatcaatcgaaaatatttttaatcattttaattatattgatacaatTCTAATTTTCGTTCAttgtgcaataattttattagggtAAGTTATGTTAATAGTGAtccatttataataataataataataataataataataataataataataataataataataataataatagatatcaataattaaatgctaaaataattacaaaacatTGTCTACCTAGCttaaattagttaacaaatttaattttagttgttatgttttattttctacataattatgttaattatcAATCATTATACATCAAATTAGCATTTAATAcaccaatgagttatagctcaaatggcatagtctccccatactcatttAAGAAGTCGTGGGTTCGAGTCATCCtatctttgttaaaaaaaatagcatttaatacataattatgttaattgtcaataattttaatttttaatcattgtaatataattttaaattaatcataatttCCGGCAAGTTGATATTGATATCtaccttaaaaaattaaaacaaaaatctatGATTCATGAATAATATGATAATGGCTTATTTAATCACGGCAAATACAtgatatataacataaataagaaaaaattaacttaataataataattaatttatataattatttttgttctaataAAAGTTATATATAGTGTTTTTTTGTGGTCCGTGAGCCTAGATCTGAGAGtcaactcttttttttaatttattattcttctttgactatttcatagaataagaatgtattcttcgtttttcatcgaagttgatcccttttaaggtacaatttataatttttttatagtattttgtaTATACTCATTttgttatattattcttttgataatttaatgattgttcttactccaacttattcttttcgtctaatgttccagtGCAATTATCTTTTGCCGCAATCGTTTATAATGCACCACATCCATCAGATACCATCTCAAGTTATATTTACTAATTTGGGTTCTAattacatggatgtaagcgtcCAACGAAGGGGCAGTAAACTCTATTTTATcgaaggatggttggatctactcacatATTATGACCAATCTAATGGAATGTGTGTAAAGTTAGTTTTCTTAggaggagctcgattttttaTTGAGAGATTGTTTCTACGGAGCTTTGTAGGccaagttcaagttccatccctCAATGCTTTCTACGTCTGTCCGAAAATCTtcgaagtggagcacataatgagattaaatttcctcaatttaagtTCAATTTTGGTTAATTCGTGTCAAATTCGGAGCTACAATTTCAACGATTagtaatatattcaaattttcttattttaaacttttcgtaattaaaataattttataacatattgtattttttttagaaattactgGCCTTCTTTTGCATCAATGCAATGCCATTGAAGGGAATAAAGGTCAGTTTGGTTTTTCAATTTGGCAATTCTATACCTTGCTGTATTGAATGgatagcagaagatgaagcttaTTTAACAAGAAAATGGTCTGAATTcgcacgaattctaaatgttcgaTCTTATGATGTTGATTCAATTGGTTATcattacgagaatgactctaatctatgtgtctaaggactagaatatattaaatattatttaagtaatttagttctaatattggtatttgattaaattagttttagattaatttaaatttaaattgttgcttcaatttatatattacgactattcctttttaatatgttattttttaatttttgaatatgaagtttctttcttttttggtttttaagttatttttatttgctctcggtataactaagaaaaaaagatagttagttaaaaaaattgcaaataataaatattatttttgatatgacaattattttaattaactatgtaaaattattgtaaacaaataataaaataattaataactggGTCCGaataaatcaacaataatatttataaaaagttTTACGTGTCCAATAATATTCTtagttatattaaaattttgataataagttTAACTTACTTATTTTATATAACAAATACATTGgagattatatttttctttatagaATACGAAATCTTTACTCtatattatttgacaattatttatttatttagtattatatcttttttctcttctttaactatttagataatatatatactgagcaagtatctccattgatttagtcataaaggttaataaaacATAATGACATAATTTTTACCTAATTGTAGTAAGTATCTCCATTGGAAATATTGCCTAATTATTGTCGTGTACAATTAGTGTGCGTGCACTGAGTAATAGTGatgttttacaattatttatcattttgAGGATTCATAATCCAGACAtagtttctcttttgttttttatttttcatatctaATGGCTACCTACTACGATTCTATCAATAGTATTACCTAtggtagattatgtaatgaaaaaatttggaaaataaaggcaagagttataaggttatgaaaagtctcatccaaatttgacaagagcaagacgacttacatagaaatgATTTTAATGGATGTTAAGGttagttgattatttttcatgattcttttAAGTGATACTAGgtccaatttataaatatttttaatagctttataagtgctaatagcttttatatttaatttgttttacattgtgataaaattcattgttcaatcaagaGTTATTTGACAAAGATATTTGAGAATGAACTGATCAAAAGGAGGGTCTATGTCGTCTCAAATGTTATGATTGAGGAATCAAGAGGAATTTATCTCCAACTGTACAgtgtgtagaataacttttaagaaggagtccTGTATAGCAAATACGATCGATGATTGTAAAATTTCTAACAATCATTTCGATGTTCTTACTCATACAATGCTGATATattgaaacaaacaaataaacaatcTATTCATAtgcaaaattttttatcttttttcatgATATATTACTACTTATTTCTCTTAATTCCCGTTTTTATTTAGAAATGAGGAAAAATAAGGTACACACTGTGGGATCAATTTGCAACCCAAATACTTAATTATCTACATGATCACCAAGCAACCGAATACATATTTATTCTCTAATTTGCAAAACTTAACACATGCATTGGTATGCAT is drawn from Arachis hypogaea cultivar Tifrunner chromosome 12, arahy.Tifrunner.gnm2.J5K5, whole genome shotgun sequence and contains these coding sequences:
- the LOC112729880 gene encoding trehalose-phosphate phosphatase A-like; protein product: MWRFENRRFVFATSLPVAVAMSPSPSQLLKQESEQFRQWKASREKEFLQVYEFIGLTELYYAGSHVMDIIGPVRQAVPDNHPNCTIRSTGNEGKEVNLFQPAAEFLPLIDEVFESLVESTKDIKGAKVENNKFCVCVHYRNVDDKVHWDLVGQIVHDILKGYPRFQLTHGRKVLEVHPMIDWDKGKAVTFLLASLGLSNCDDVFPIYIGDDRTDEDTFKVLREENKGYGILVSSAPKESNAVYSLRDPSEVLLIFFVMFCCCTCMEVKPPKKPFIV